The genomic segment ACCGAGTGGTGCTCGGAGGCCTTCAACACGTGGACAGCATACCCGGTTGGGATATGCGCCAGCACTTCCTTGGTGTCACCGTCGACAACAGCAACCTTGCCCACGTCACGTTCGATGACGACAAAGAAGTTTTCCCAGTTCCGTCCGTGCAGCGGCTCGGTCGGATAGTCTTCTCGTTCGACATAGACCTTGCGGGTCGCTTCCATCTGCGCCAGGGACATCTCCGGGGGTGTCGGCGCTTCCATCATGATGTAAGTCGCCATGTCCTTGATTTCTTGCTCGGTCATGATGTCCGAGAAGTTGTTCATACCGCCTTCTGTGCCCCAGGAGATGATCTTCTCAAGCCGTTCCTGGCCAAGTTGCAGCGTGCCGCCAGTAGTGACGGTGCCGTCAGCTGCTGTCTTTTTCCATTCCGGCTCAAGATTCTTTCCGGTCGCACCTTTGCGCAGGACACCGTGGCACCCCGCGCATCTTTCGAAGTAGAGCTGCTTGGAACTTTCAAAGGCCTCCTCGCTCAAGGTTGGACCTTCAGCAAAGGCAGGCGCTGTAACGCTGCCCAACAGCAGCGTCAGACAGGTCGCTAACGCGTAACCCGACCCTTTTCTCTTCCTTGGATGTGACATTCTCCAAACTCCAAATGCAGGTGAGGCATTCGCGAGTTTGCGCAAAGACCACTGAGGTTCCTTGACTTTCGTTAAGAGGAAGACGCGGGAACAGCCGAAGACTTCGCCTTGAAATGCACAACGCCTGTCACGCCGCCCCGAGCTTGACTTTGGTTAAGGAAACACGGCCGCGCGCTGTCACCTTCAACAAGACGATCAACTCGGGGAAAGGAGCGCGTAATGCGCGAAGTCATGACCAAAAGCATGGCCCGAAACATTTTTTATGGCGGGTCACTCTTCTTCATCATCATCTTCCTGGGACTGTCGATCCACAGTCACCTCTACATTACCGGGACGTCGACAAATCACGCGGGCATCACCGAAAGCGTGGCAGCGGGCAAACGCGTCTGGGAAGACAAGGCCTGCATCAATTGTCATACGATCCTGGGTGAGGGCGCTTACTTTGCGCCTGAGGTCGGCAATGTGATGACCCGCTGGGGCGTGCTGGACGATCCGGACGCGGCTTTCGAAACGCTGAAAGGCTGGATGGAATCCATGCCGACCGGCATCGAAGGGCGCAGGCAGATGCCCAACTTCAATTTGACCGACGAGGAAATCCGCGACCTCGCGAACTTCCTGATCTGGACCGACAAGATCGACGCCCAGGACTGGCCGCCGAACGATGCCGGCTGATCCGAAAGCATGAGGATTGAAAAATGAAATACGAATCTCAAAAGGTCGCCATGGCGTATTTCGCCGTCGCCCTGGCTCTTTTTGCCATCCAGGTACTCGGCGGATTGCTTGCGGGCTATGTCTATGTCCAGCCGAACTTCCTGTCTGAGCTCTTGCCCTTCAACATCATTCGCATGCTACACACCAACAGCCTGATCGTGTGGCTGCTGCTCGGCTTCTTCGGAGCCGCGTTCTTCCTCATTCCCGAGGAAGCAGAACGTGAGCTTCATTCGCCGAAACTGGCTTACCTGCAACTCGCGATTCTCGTCTTGGGAACGCTTGGCGCGGTGCTCACCTATGTATTCAACCTCTTTGAAGGCAATTTTCTGCTCGGCAAGGAAGGCAGGGAGTTTATCGAGCAACCCAAATGGGTGAAGGCCGGCATTGTCGTGGCTGCATTGATGTTCCTCTACAACGTCACAATGACGGTCCTGAAAGGCAAGAAAACCGCAATCTCCAACATTCTTTTGCTGGGTCTGTGGGGGTTGGCACTGCTGTTTCTTTTCAGCTTCTACAATCCGAGCAACCTGTCGCTCGACAAACAGTACTGGTGGTACATCGTTCACCTATGGGTTGAAGGCGTCTGGGAACTGATCATGGCCTCCATTCTGGCCTACCTGATGCTGAAGCTCACCGGCGTCGACCGAGAAGTTGTTGAGAAATGGCTTTATGTCATCGTGGCGGCCGCACTGTTTTCAGGCATCCTTGGAACCGGTCACCACTATTACTGGATCGGCACGCCCGGCTATTGGCAGTGGATCGGTTCGATATTCTCAGCGCTCGAGGTTGTTCCGTTCTTCGCGATGATGGCCTTTGCCTTCGTGATGGTCTGGAAGGGCCGGCGGGATCACCCGAACAAGGCTGCCCTGCTGTGGTCACTCGGCTGCGCGACACTCGCCTTCTTTGGTGCAGGCGTCTGGGGCTTCCTGCACACGCTGCACGGTGTGAACTACTACACCCACGGCACCCAGATTACCGCTGCGCACGGCCACCTGGCATTCTTCGGAGCCTATGTTTCACTGAACCTTGCGATCATAACCTACGCCCTGCCGATCCTGCGTGGACGTGATCCCTACAATCAGGTGCTCAACATGGCATCGTTCTGGTTGATGGCGGGGGGAATGACCTTCATGACATTCGTCCTGACCTTTGCCGGAACAATTCAAACTCACCTGCAACGGGTAAATGGCGAGTACTTCATGGACGTTCAGGACCAGATCGCCCTGTTCTACTGGATGCGATTCGGTGCTGGAGCGGTCTTCGTGATCGGTGCGCTGCTCTTCATCTACGCAGTCGCGGTGCCCAAACGCGAAATCATCGAGCCCGGTGAAGCCGCCAACGTTCCTGCGGAGTGAACATGATGGAAGGTTCCATATCCTTGAACAAAGGGGCGGCAGCCGCCCCTTTCTATCTCTCTCAGGGTGATGAGTGCACGGTGTTCGATGCCGCCTACAAGAACGGATTGCCGGTTCTTCTGAAAGGGCC from the Roseibium sp. HPY-6 genome contains:
- a CDS encoding cbb3-type cytochrome c oxidase subunit I produces the protein MKYESQKVAMAYFAVALALFAIQVLGGLLAGYVYVQPNFLSELLPFNIIRMLHTNSLIVWLLLGFFGAAFFLIPEEAERELHSPKLAYLQLAILVLGTLGAVLTYVFNLFEGNFLLGKEGREFIEQPKWVKAGIVVAALMFLYNVTMTVLKGKKTAISNILLLGLWGLALLFLFSFYNPSNLSLDKQYWWYIVHLWVEGVWELIMASILAYLMLKLTGVDREVVEKWLYVIVAAALFSGILGTGHHYYWIGTPGYWQWIGSIFSALEVVPFFAMMAFAFVMVWKGRRDHPNKAALLWSLGCATLAFFGAGVWGFLHTLHGVNYYTHGTQITAAHGHLAFFGAYVSLNLAIITYALPILRGRDPYNQVLNMASFWLMAGGMTFMTFVLTFAGTIQTHLQRVNGEYFMDVQDQIALFYWMRFGAGAVFVIGALLFIYAVAVPKREIIEPGEAANVPAE
- a CDS encoding cytochrome c produces the protein MREVMTKSMARNIFYGGSLFFIIIFLGLSIHSHLYITGTSTNHAGITESVAAGKRVWEDKACINCHTILGEGAYFAPEVGNVMTRWGVLDDPDAAFETLKGWMESMPTGIEGRRQMPNFNLTDEEIRDLANFLIWTDKIDAQDWPPNDAG